Genomic window (Arcobacter sp. F155):
GATAATGCTAATTTAAACATTTGTGCAGTTGCAGGTCCAATATCTAGTCCCATCCAGTTTTTAGGAATCTCTTGAATTGTTACATGTTTTGCAATAGCTTCTGAATCAAAAGCTTCTGCCGCAACAATATCAACAGGAAGATATAGTTTTACACCTAGTTTTTTAGCTTTTTCCATAATTGCAAGTGCTTCTGGAATTAAATCTTCTTCAACTAAAGAGTTACCAATTTCATGCCCTAAAGCTTTTAGGAATGTAAATGCCATTCCTCCACCAATTAAGATTTTATCTACTTTTGGAACTAAGTTATTTAAAGCTTCTAACTTTCCAGAAACTTTAGAACCACCAACTACAGAAACAAAAGGTCTCTTTGGATTATTTACAATGTGATGGAAGAATTTAATCTCTTTTGCTAATAAAAATCCTGCTGCTTTTTGATTCATTTCAAAATATTTAGTAATAGCTTCAACTGAAGCATGAGCTCTATGAGATACACCAAAAGCATCATTTACATAAACATCTGCCATAGAAGCAAGTCTTTTAGCAAACTCTTCATCGTTTTTCTTTTCACCTGGGTGATATCTTAAATTTTCTAATAATAAGATTTCACCAGCTTCTAGATTTTTTGCTAACTCAAGAGTATCATCTTCAACTACATTTTTAGCCATTTTAATCTCTTGTTTTAAAAGAGTATGTAGTCTTTTTGCTACTGGCTTTAATGAATATTTTTCATCATTTTCATCAGCTGGTCTACCAAAATGTGATGCTAATATAATTGAACAATCTCTATCAATACAGTATCTAATAGTATTTAAAGCAGATCTAATTCTTCTATCATCTGTGATGTTATTATATTCATCCATTGGAACATTAAAATCACATCTAATAAATACTTTTTTACCATCTATATCAATATTTCTAATCTCTTGTAGTTTCATACGCTTTTAAATCCTCTTAATTAGTTTGTTGCTACGTGAACACCCATGTCCACTAATCTTGTTGAATATCCCCACTCATTGTCATACCAAGATAATACTTTTACCATATTACCCTCAATTACTTGAATAGTATCAAGAGGTACAACTGTAGATAATGCTTCTCCAATGAAATCAGAGCTTACTCTATACTCTTCATCAACACCTAAAATACCTTTTAAGCTTCCTTCACTTGCAGTTTTAAATTGAGCACAAATATCTTCTAATGAAGCCTCTTTTTTAAGTGTAACTGTTAAATCAACTAAAGAAACATTTGGAGTTGGAACTCTAATTGCTTGACCATTTAATTTTCCATTTAAGTGTGGCATTACTTTTCCAATAGCTTTTGCAGCACCTGTACTTGCTGGAGTTAAGTTAGTTGCCCCTGCTCTACCTTTTCTTGGATCACTTTTGTGTTTAGAGTCTAAGATTGGTTGAGAAGCAGTATAAGAGTGAATTGTAGTCATTAAACCTTTTTCAATTCCAAATGCATCATCTAATACTTTTGCTACTGGTGCTAAACCATTAGTTGTACAAGAAGCATTTGAAACAATAGCTTGACCTGCATAAGTTTTCTCATTTGCACCCATTACAAAAGTTGGTGTATCATCTTTTGCAGGAGCAGACATAACTACTTTTTTAACTCCATTATCAACATAAGCTTGACATGCTTCACTTGTTAAAAATGCACCTGTACACTCTAATACAACATCAGCACCAAAGTCTGCAAAGTTTAACTTAGCAGGGTCTCTTTCTGCTAATAATTTTGCTTTATCATTTCCAATTTTTATAAACCCATCTTTTACTTCAATATCAGATCTATTTCCATGTACTGTATCATACTTTAAGTTATATTGAATCATCTCGTCAGATCCACTTGCGTTTACTGCTACTAATTCAACATCATCTCTATCTGCTACAATTTTAGCTACACATCTTCCTATTCTACCTAATCCATTAATTGCAACTTTAATAGCCATAGTTACCCTTTTGTAAATATTAATTTGGTAGATATTTTATCCAAAAGTTGCTATAATAATATTTAATCATAAATCAAAGGAAAAAAATAGGTGCAAATTGCTATTTTTGGGGGTAGTTTTGACCCACCTCATATAGGCCACCAAAGCATTGTAAAAAAGGCGATTAAAAAACTTGACATTGACCTTTTAATTGTTGTGCCTGCTTTTTTAAATCCTCTTAAAGTAAAATCATTTTTAGATGCAAAAACAAGATTTAAACTTTTAAAAAAGTTATTTTCAAAATTTGATAATGTAAAAGTTTCAAAATATGAAATCAAACAAGAAAGAGCGGTTTATTCAATAGAAACTATTAAATATATAAAAAAGAAGTATAATCCTTCAAAAATATATTTGATTATTGGCGCAGACAACTATAAAACATTTCACCTTTGGGATAGTTACAAAGAGATTAAAGAGCTTGTAACATTAGTTGTAGTGACAAGAGATGGCTATAAATATGAAATTAATGATGAAGTAAAAAGGTTAAAAGTAAATATTAAAATAAGTTCTACTGAGCTTAGAAATACTTTTAAAGTCTCATATATTCCTAAAAGAATAAGAGAAGAAGTAAAAAAAATTTGGAAAAAAAGAGGTAAAGTTTGAACAAAAGAATTGATGTAATCAAGAACGTACTAGTTGACAAAAAAGCAGAAAATGTAGAAGTTATAGATCTTACAGGAAAAGACTATATTGTTGATTTTGTTGTAATTGCTACAACACTTAACGCTAAGCATGCATTTGCTTTATTAAATCACTTAAAAACAGAATTAAAACCATTAGGTGAAGATTTTATAAGAGTTGATGAAAATGATGATTGGACAATTTGTGATTTAGGTGATATGTTTATCAACCTAATGAG
Coding sequences:
- a CDS encoding phosphoglycerate kinase, whose amino-acid sequence is MKLQEIRNIDIDGKKVFIRCDFNVPMDEYNNITDDRRIRSALNTIRYCIDRDCSIILASHFGRPADENDEKYSLKPVAKRLHTLLKQEIKMAKNVVEDDTLELAKNLEAGEILLLENLRYHPGEKKNDEEFAKRLASMADVYVNDAFGVSHRAHASVEAITKYFEMNQKAAGFLLAKEIKFFHHIVNNPKRPFVSVVGGSKVSGKLEALNNLVPKVDKILIGGGMAFTFLKALGHEIGNSLVEEDLIPEALAIMEKAKKLGVKLYLPVDIVAAEAFDSEAIAKHVTIQEIPKNWMGLDIGPATAQMFKLALSDANTILWNGPMGVYEMEKFAKGSTRLSHTIAQSFATTVVGGGDTADLVRVTGDEDDMTFISTGGGASLELIEGKILPGVKALVIEE
- the gap gene encoding type I glyceraldehyde-3-phosphate dehydrogenase, which produces MAIKVAINGLGRIGRCVAKIVADRDDVELVAVNASGSDEMIQYNLKYDTVHGNRSDIEVKDGFIKIGNDKAKLLAERDPAKLNFADFGADVVLECTGAFLTSEACQAYVDNGVKKVVMSAPAKDDTPTFVMGANEKTYAGQAIVSNASCTTNGLAPVAKVLDDAFGIEKGLMTTIHSYTASQPILDSKHKSDPRKGRAGATNLTPASTGAAKAIGKVMPHLNGKLNGQAIRVPTPNVSLVDLTVTLKKEASLEDICAQFKTASEGSLKGILGVDEEYRVSSDFIGEALSTVVPLDTIQVIEGNMVKVLSWYDNEWGYSTRLVDMGVHVATN
- the nadD gene encoding nicotinate (nicotinamide) nucleotide adenylyltransferase; the protein is MQIAIFGGSFDPPHIGHQSIVKKAIKKLDIDLLIVVPAFLNPLKVKSFLDAKTRFKLLKKLFSKFDNVKVSKYEIKQERAVYSIETIKYIKKKYNPSKIYLIIGADNYKTFHLWDSYKEIKELVTLVVVTRDGYKYEINDEVKRLKVNIKISSTELRNTFKVSYIPKRIREEVKKIWKKRGKV
- the rsfS gene encoding ribosome silencing factor; translation: MNKRIDVIKNVLVDKKAENVEVIDLTGKDYIVDFVVIATTLNAKHAFALLNHLKTELKPLGEDFIRVDENDDWTICDLGDMFINLMSEAAREKYSLEEFLEEIKTSK